A genome region from Mugil cephalus isolate CIBA_MC_2020 chromosome 13, CIBA_Mcephalus_1.1, whole genome shotgun sequence includes the following:
- the ppp1r1c gene encoding protein phosphatase 1 regulatory subunit 1C isoform X1, whose protein sequence is MEPSSPKKIQFAVPPLQGQLDPQAAEHIRRRRPTPATLQIYRQPGTDVGDQLNASGESQASDTSQRKQSTYAPPTMKELQLGVEQHLLEAGLFSDSQLSPITAQLYASSLWANHNGPEEANGNETCLPLANQERAVAESNSSGDLSCDHKKEASSPDSVSR, encoded by the exons ATGGAGCCCAGCAGTCCAAAGAAGATCCAGTTTGCTGTACCTCCACTGCAGGGACAGCTTGACCCGCAGGCCGCCGAACAT ATCCGTCGCAGAAGACCAACTCCTGCCACTCTGCAGATCTACAGACAACCTGGCacag ATGTTGGAGATCAACTCAACGCCAGTGGAGAGTCACAG GCTTCAGATACCTCTCAGAGGAAGCAGAGCACCTACGCCCCTCCCACCATGAAAG AGCTACAGCTGGGGGTGGAGCAACACCTTCTGGAGGCAGGGCTCTTCTCAGACAGCCAGCTGAGCCCAATTACAGCGCAGCTTTATGCCTCTTCCCTGTGGGCCAATCACAATGGGCCAGAGGAGGCCAATGGGAATGAGACATGTCTGCCGTTAGCCAATCAGGAGAGAGCCGTGGCAGAAAGCAACAGCTCAGGGG ATTTGTCATGTGACCACAAAAAGGAAGCCTCCAGTCCTGACTCGGTCTCCCGATAG
- the LOC125019275 gene encoding WW domain-binding protein 11-like — MSEGSRSDYASGHLLSYSDRSTENQDAHSPKTSKPRSSPDVPSLSRCAACYNSVPRWGGNGESSSSAEDSGPEIDCESEPESSSSSSSSGGSGDALADTPEQPEAERQTPECGQPKSGGQDGDETQETVLSQDEGKRKIRRAPLVKSSSLPASFTPHSTPLSVLPFRPRVVSTLHLQVLPQTQDEETSYTIRECFAENTKREEAEGRGLINHPPPWPPFQWQHLGLPWQQWSQPTLHPSPLYQQPPHRPPYPQEAPPQPFFPAQGQMLMPPPQALPVLHPPTLHTPPTHLHTLTQHPYWYCNRMNFSYPHWNHYSRAQLHKHNRPFNM; from the exons ATGAGTGAAGGATCCAGAAGTGACT ATGCGTCTGGACATCTTCTGTCATACTCTGATAGATCCACCGAGAACCAAGATGCACACAGTCCAAAAACGTcaaag CCCAGATCAAGCCCTGACGTCCCCAGCCTGTCTCGCTGCGCTGCCTGCTACAACTCCGTGCCTCGATGGGGGGGCAATGGTGAGTCAAGCTCTTCAGCCGAAGACTCTGGACCAGAGATAGACTGTGAGTCTGAACCAGAGTctagctccagcagcagcagcagcggcggctcTGGTGATGCTTTAGCAGACACACCTGAGCAGCCTGAAGCAGAGAGGCAGACCCCTGAATGTGGACAGCCCAAATCTGGAGGACAAGATGGCGACGAGACGCAGGAGACAGTATTGAGCCAGGATGAGGGAAAAAGGAAGATTCGAAGAGCTCCGCTTGTCAAGTCGTCCTCCTTGCCAGCCTCGTTCACCCCTCACTCCACCCCTCTCTCTGTGCTGCCCTTCCGTCCTAGGGTCGTCTCCACCCTTCACCTGCAGGTGTTGCCTCAGACACAGGACGAGGAAACGTCATACACCATCCGGGAGTGCTTTGcggaaaacacaaagagagaagaagcagaaggaagaGGACTAATCAACCATCCGCCGCCCTGGCCACCGTTTCAGTGGCAGCACTTGGGGTTACCGTGGCAACAGTGGTCACAGCCTACATTACATCCGTCACCCTTGTACCAGCAACCACCACATCGGCCGCCTTACCCACAAGAAGCACCACCTCAGCCCTTTTTCCCAGCCCAGGGTCAAATGTTAATGCCGCCCCCTCAGGCGCTTCCTGTCTTACATCCCCCGACGCTCCACACACCCCcaacacatctgcacacactcactcaaCATCCCTACTGGTACTGCAACCGTATGAACTTTTCTTACCCGCACTGGAATCACTACAGTAGAGCACAGCTACATAAGCACAATCGGCCGTTTAACATGTGA